The Rosa chinensis cultivar Old Blush chromosome 7, RchiOBHm-V2, whole genome shotgun sequence DNA segment GTTGTGCATGTCCTCCATGGTCTTATAAGCAAGCATGTATAACTTCTCCTTACAGAAGTACTTTATTAGAATATGGAAGGTATTATTATCAGGTATGATTTTTAATTCATCCATTTTTCTCAGCATTTCCATTACACTATCCATTTCACCTGCTCTGCAATAGGCACAGATCATTGTATTCAACATAACCAAATCATATTTGTCATAAGTTCTTTCAAAATCCTTAGCCAACTGCTTTGCATCATCTACAAGCCCACCTCGGCAGAAAGCAGAAATCATGATACTGTAGGAATATCCATCTGCAAGTggggaaaaataataaagttgcaGCACTATGTACAAAAATAAACTTCTGCACAGGAAGGAAGGTTCTGCAGGAAAAAATCAACTTTATTTCTTAAAGCTccatatatatttatactaCTTGTGGATGCCACTTATTGTTACAGAATAAGGATTAGGTATCTGTTAACGAGGCTATTTAACAGCAAGTAAATATCTGTTAACAAGGCTATGTAAGAGCAAGTAATTTGTGCAGAGCATCTGTAAAGACCATACAAATAATCAAGGATTTCTTCTTCAGGGTATGAATTAACACCAGGAATAGAAGAAGACACAAATACACATCATCTTTCACATGGTTCATAACCATACATAGTTTTGAAGACAACAATTCCATTAGTCCTATGGCTTTCAGTGTATTGTGTGTTAAAAGTAATAATCATATGCATATCAAAATAACAGATAGCTTGCTCTGAGGGTTCGTCTCTGGTAAAAGTTGAAAGATACCTGATCGTACGGATTTCTCCTTCATTTCATCAAAAACCAATTTAGCATCTTGTATACGCCCAGCCTTAGCAAGGGCATCCATCAATAGACAGTATGGCATCTACAAATAAATGTAATTGGATGAgctaaagaagaaagaaaaaaaaaacaatttacaATAGCGAACTAAAACAATGCACCTAATCATGGATGCATAGAAAACCTTCAATcaattttccaagaaaagcaaAAGTATTCTTATCAAAAAAGAACAACAACCTTACAAAAGCCTCAATAATCATGgtgatcacttttaaaagttTTCCACCAATCTTTGGGTCAAGTTAATGGGATTAGCTCATGATAAGTCGCAGGTGCAAATGTTACAGAggaaatatataaacaaatgaAGTTCCTAAACATATGATAGCAGCATGGTGGTCCAATAGTTCACAAGCAAACATTACAGTAGCTAAAACTTCAACAAGATAAAGATTACAAGCTAATACCACATAATTTAGAAAACAAAGGATCATTGGGATTTAAGGTACAGAAATACTTAAAGAGAATGCCAGAAGAATTTATCTAATGTAACTTTACCAATTATTTTGATAGATAACTTCAGGAAATGAGACAAAAGTTAATACCATCTGTGAAAGCAAACAAAAATAGTTTCACAAGGATGTGCACTGGACCTTTTGCAGATGTTATCTAGAAGAGATtgaataattcataattttggTTACTacccaaaggaaaagaaaaaaaaaaaaaaagcaaatccTATTTGTCTCTGAATCACTCCttccaatgagaaattattaCCAAAATAGCACAAAACCATAGAAATCATGGAAAAGTGGATATGTCCTGGATTTCAAGCTAATAATTATGAGGCAAAGGTTTTACTATACCTCATCTTCAGCATATCCCAAAGCTTCCAGTTCGGCTAATAATTCTCTTGATTTTTCAAACAACCCACCTCTGACATAAGCCTTCAATAAAGTTGTCAAAATAACCTGCAAGGATTTGCAGTATGAACAGGAAACATATTACCAAATTGATAAAATCTACATAAAAAAATTTAGCAAGAATAAATAGGTGAACACTATGACTAGATCAGGATACCAGGATATTTGTAGTTCAAACTGAAACACCAATATGGTGGCCCATTGTATTATTTATAACGTAAGCTTTACTTAACCACTTGTACACCAGATGCCGAAAAAACATCTAAATAAAATATCGATCACACAGACTAATTCCTCTACATTTACCTTTGCACCTAAAACACAAGCAAGATTTTATCAATCAACAAATGAACAGGTAAATGATGCTATCAGATCGTAGTAATCCACATTGTTGGAAACTTAGCATAAACAATAATGTTCGCTTGCACGTCTTAACATGTTTAATCTATTGGGAATATCGGTAAACCAACAAAGTGTCGTGTCAAAGCAATAACTGAGTTCAAATCATTATAGTTGCAACCTCCCAATATAAGTTGCATTCCACATGGTGGGCTCTCATGTGGAGAGAACTATTTAGATATAAATTACTGTTTGCCCTTGTAGCTTACGCTTTCAGAAATATTGGTGATGCAACAAACTTTATCATTAGTATTATCTTGATATGAAACTTAAGAGACCTACCACACAAGAGTACAGGGGATTTATTGTTTGGTAAAACCTATCTCGGAAGTCTTGTTAAGCAGTCAAAACTCACGTCATTTAAAGTGGAAGAGATCTGATGCAAATCATCTCTTTCAGAGGGGAGATTTAGCTACCAAATTTCACAACAACCCCGACCTACTTACATGACATACGCTCTAGTATCTCATGTCTGCAGTCTTAAAAAACAAGAATACAAAAGTGCACATGGGAACTATTCTCTTATGTCTTACTGACAAAACTATACTGAAGGTATGGTTTTGTGGATTGTTATCAAAGCATTTCTTACCTCAAGGATCATTTTGATCTTAGATCATAATGTACAGTATGCTGTGGACTGAATTCTTAATCATTTGATATCTTAAACTGAAGGCCACCCTACCAAGTATATAACTTGTGCTCTGTGTTTGTCAACTTTACTTTACAGCCAATACAGATGGATACATTTACATAAGTCTAAGTGCCTCATGCCAACATAGTGCCCAATTGCCAATAGAAGAACCAGTTGAACCCACTAGATCATGTCCTTCAGAATAGACACATATCAACACAAATGCACAATGAGCTTTGCTGAGTGATGATTAGTTCTGTAAGctttcattgttttttattattatttttgttaacaAGAACTGAGACATTTTACTAAAACAAAACAGCTGACAGAACATCCTTGACACTACAACTAACAAGGAATCCAAACAATAACAGAAAGAACCTACAAAATctcagagaaaaagaaaataacccCAAAGAACATCCTCACTACTACAGCTAACAAAAGCATAACAATACAAAAAGATATAGTAGCTACAGTCAGTAGTAATGGATGCCCACAGAACAGAAGAGAACCACACCCAATCCCAAAGCTCTTCCACTCCCGCCCTGGCCTATAATCCTCGAAAGTCCATCTGTTATGTTGCATGATAGAACCCCAAAAAATGCCATTGATTAGCAGCCACATAGGGGTTTAGCTctctttcattttctcaatGCCTGGAAAACTAATACTCAGCAAATCAGAGTACCCCTTTGAAATGACCCAACAGATTCTAATTTCCCTAGACAGGATAGCCTCCACAATTTTTAACAAAAAGGGCAGTGAAGGAAAGCATGATCCAAACGCTCCTCCCGAGCTGTACATAAAATGCTCAGCacgaaaagcaaagaaaaggcCTCATGACAAGATCACAGGTGACAATCCTACCAATAGCCACCGATCAGGCCAAAACATTTACTGTTGGAGGGACCATGAGTTTCAGATCTCAGAAGAAGGTGAGAAATAAGAAAGACTCTTTttcacaaaaatatttttgcAAGATTTGCAAGAAAACATCCCTCAGCCTTCTAACTTCCAGCTCCTTCAATCCGCTTTTGGAGGACACGAACGATCCTCTTCCAAATTTCCTAACATTACAATGTGGTCATCCACCTCCATATCACTAAACTTTCTGCTGAAAAGGTTACTGAGAAGTATCAATAAATCTTGAAATACTTTCCCGTTGTTTTAGGCAACCTATAGAATCTGGGAAACAATAGTTGCAATGGAACTTCCTCCAACCAACCACCCTCCCAGAACCTCACTCTGACCTTATTTTCCAAGTGTGAGAGAAAAGGCTCTCGTTAGAGTATATAATATGTATCTGAGGAAAGTCTTCCCAAGattttatatattatacaaggCTTACATTCCCAATGTGTGATTCTACACCGTCCCACATATAATAATATGAGCATTTTCTTGGAGTTTAGAAGATTAGACTTTGAGTGAATGACTAAAAATTTACTGATTCTATATATTATGCTACCAAATCTTAGCCATGATCTTGTGACTACCTATATGAATTACTGTTTATATGTCCCTCAGTGCAACTCTTTCAATATGGCAAATCAGAAATGGAAACAATTACTAACAGGCAAGTTTCCCATAGAGGAAACATTTATGGTAGTTGAACATGAACAAACCTTATTAGGTACTAACCCTGCAGATTTCATATCTTGCACCACATCATTAGCCTTTTTGTAGTTCCCGCTGATAGAGTAAGCATTGAGCAAAGAGCTGTAATGGAATTCATTTGGTATATGACCTTCATCCTTCATCTGCTTAAAATAACTTTCTGCTTCCTCCCATTTATTATTTGAAGCACAGATAGCCAAAAGTGTACCATATATTACCCTGTCCATCTGCAGCTCATTATTCTGTAATTCTTGAACTAGCTCTAATGCCTTCGAATAACCGTGTTTGAATTTGATGCAACCTGCAAGCAGCTAAGGATGGTAGTGGATAATAACAACGAAGGTCGAATATACAAATAAGAAATGTAGGTCTCAAACAGTTTTTACTTCTCAGATGAAAAATGGGAAGTTCAGAGTGAAGGTAAGTCAATGAATAAAAATGATATATATTCATATTAATATATAACAGCTTTCGTGAAGAACTAAGGAGCTCTTCTTAGACTAACCATCTATCATGTCGGTGAGTGTTAGATTGTTTTTATTTCCTTCAATTATGTAAACTGTTAACTCCTTACTTTTAATAGTTAAAAAAAAGTTCACAATCATTTGGTCACTTGACACCATTTTCACTGTGAATGGTagtttatatttgtttgtttttatcagTGTCGCTCTGCATTGCTATTTTTCAAGGAGCAAAATTTTTGTTTAAACCAATGTGACATGAATACTGAAATGCGTACCGTACTATAGGTAACAGCATCTGGTGTTAAGCCATCCTGCTTCATCTGGTGAAATAACTTAATACTGCCATCAAACTTGCCACTCCTGACCAGACTACCAAGAACCGAATTGCATATGTGAACGTTCTTTTTGGTTGATTCATCTTGAATGCTATTGTAAATTTCTAGTGCTTTTACGGGATTGAGGCTCTTCCCCATGAATTTTATATAGCTGCTATATGACGACACACTAATTTTTCCATTCTGTTGCATCCATTCAAAGAGCTGCAACAATTGAAACATATCAACATATTAACAACTGGAAGAACAGAATAAATCCAATATTCAAAAATAACAATCAAAAAGAGTTTTTCAAGTCATAGACCTGGGAAAGATCATGCCATCTTTTCAGCATCCCAAAATGGCGTATTATGGCATTCAAGTCTTGAACCTTCAAACTTCCACCTAATCTGAGACCATAAAGTTATAATCTGAGTTCATCATATATTCCTATATTTCAGACATGCAACCAAGTACAAAActtattaaaaaatataaaaatatatatataatcaaataataaaataaaaacatatctTGTCCAattctttgtatttttttctttaaaaaaaaaaataacaaaacaacagAGTCAATGCATTACTTGCAATCCAAACAGAAGAAGCCACCAGACAGATGTTGCTACCAATTACAAAACTCAAATGTCAACTAAACGCATAATGTTCATGTTCAATACAAATTTCATTACATAAAAAGAAGAAATGTTAGATAgatgaaagtaaaaaaaaaaaaaaaaactaccgtGTAAGAGCAGATTCCAAGTCAGAGGACTGTTGGACTTGAAGAATTGCCGATTGTCTAGCCAAATATTGCTTGGAGTGAGGCCTTGTGACCCTCCTAGTGTCAGAATTGGGAGGCTGCCGGCGGAGGGGCTCTTTGTCAAGAGTTGTGGCACAACAAACATGAGAAGTCTTCAGTCTTGTGCTCCATGGCGTCACTGAGGGAATAAATGGAACGGAGTTGCCGCAGAGGACATGTTGGACACCAACACCGAGTGCCGACACCTCCATTTTGTCCGAGCTGAGAAGATAATGATAATTGTAAATTAAACAACAATTTAACAAATCAATAATGCAATTTAATTTATTATAGTCTTGGGCAAAGTCTCACACAATGCAATCTTGATAAACTACCCAAATTCAGTTGAGCAGAAGCAGCAGGAGACTGTGCCCGCAAAACGAACGAATAGTTTGGGCATATCAGAATTATGAACTGAAAATTGAGATTGACAGTAAATGGGGAATGGAAAATAACACTAATTCCCAACATTTAATCTCCCCCTTACCTTTCTTCCCAAGTTGTCAACCAAGCATTTCCCAGCAGAATTTCACActtgttccttcttcttcttcgtatCACTTGAGGACCCAGTAAGAGAACGAAATCTCAATTATGTGGAACCAATTATCACACATAGAACAAATTTCTCACCACCACCGGTAGCAGATAAATTTCTCAACTTTTTCTTCAAGCTTTtcctttggttttttttttttttcccttaattttTTGTAGCCAACCGAAGCGCAGCGCTctcttttcatttcattttgtaTTGTCAGTTTGTCTGTTTTACCATTTTAGCCTCACTGTAAaaatagaccttttttttttttttttttttgggccaaaCTAGGAGGCTCATCCTCACACCTGACTTATTATATTAAAATTAGAATCATGCATCGACAGAGACATAGGGCCTTGACCTCGATTACAGTTACATGAGTCATCATAAAGTACCTcatgaataataatatgaggCTCCTCTAACTAAATAATTTAAATTAGCAAGATGAGATACACCTTAAACCCCCCAAGTTAACTCCTTTTGAATCGCGATTTGCGATTTTGAAGAATATGGAAGTCAAATTCTGGCGCCATTTCCAGGGCACATGACAACGACGACGACGTTTTGATCGGAGACCAGGTTTTCTACAACGCCATCTCACTGGAAAAGCAGTAGCAGGACAAGTGATGGTTCATGCTTTACAGACTTATTACGGCCATGATTCCGATGACGTCATATCAATTATCAGTGTCCTCGGTTCTTATGGCCACTCTTCCTCGGCAATTTCCAGGTACATTGGGAAAtttgtagaatagctgtaaatcttatgtaattatgattcttatttatttaggttatcatgtaattataggaatgattgtttcctattagggttagactactcctcttgtccttgtatatatacccctttgtgggatgaatagaattattactgaaaaccctaaatcaaagtattcttttctacttggtatcagagcaggttcaatcctttgaacttgcctgcatcctttgaatcctgaatcctgactcctgaatcccaaagcacaccacaaaccgctgcgtaccaccaccattaaaatcaagccatccctgaatttttctgaaaccctagaaaaaccaaacctgaaaaaaaatcaaacaaaccccaaattcctcaatggccggacctgcaattgaaggcgaacagtcaaatcccgagaagacaatggtgtcatcctcaccgatcatccatcaccactacaccacccaacaagacaactctgctttccccacaagtgttgtcttgaatgaatccaactacaccatatgggctcctcttatgagaatgcgcattggagcacgagggaaggttggttatctgaCCGGAGTAAAGGCTGAACCCGCCATGAATtctgcagagtatgaagcttgggccacggacaatgaaaaggtgaaaagttggctAATTGACTCCATGGAATCCTCTCTCATGAACAGGTATATTCGTCTTCCTACTGCGaaagatatttgggaagctgtagagaaaaccttttatgatgattctgatgaaacccgaatctttgagttgaataaaaagtgttttgaagcaaagcagaATGGAAGGCCCATTCCGacctactacaatgagttagtggcaatgttccaggagattgatcaaaggtTGGCCTCTTAACatgataatgttgcagctgttgttcaagaaacttcagcaatgtcccggatgcgtgttcacttatttttgagtggacttgacCCAGAGTATGATCAGGTGCGTGGAGAAATCCTACGCAAGGAGCCTAAATTCtccttggagcagagctatgcttacattcgcaaggtgcaatcagagaaacaagcTATGGGGCGTTCGGTACCTACCGAATCTTCTGTTATGGCCGTTCAATgccgaccaggtcctcctccaggcttctcaggtccttctccacgctgtcctcatgacaaaccaaacccatacgcaaacaaaaaatgtgttgtctgtggggaagtaggtcataccaaggagcggtgctatgaagtgattggctaccctgattggtgggacttcaccaggaaaccTCGAAAGAATCAGGGcaaggcggctattgctactacagaggaagtgCATCTcaacaatgcctccgctaatgtagcgcagtcaggtatgaagggtaaggctactttgaataatacatggataattgatacaggtgcatctgatcatatgaccaatggccctagtcttgtgaaaaaccttagacgttcctctcaaaatattgtctctactgctgatggtactccaactccggtcatcggagaaggttctattgttgtatctgataccttaacccttaaatctgtcctagttgttccgtcactagcttataatctcctatctgttggtcagattattttagcactggcatgtattgtgaccttctatccatctttctgtgtgtttcaggacattctgactcggcggattcttggttatggtgttagaaggggaaaattatactacctggatctgacagagactggagaaaaccagaagcatcttttggggcaagctaatcagattaatggggtagagaatgcaaaggaagcagtatggttatggcatcgccgtttaggtcatctatcttttagttatcttaagaagctgcaacctcatttgttttcggttgtcagtgatttggatttccattgtgacatttgtgaactggccaagagccaccgtatttcatattcaccaagtcttaataaaagtcctgttccttttatgaaaattcactctgatgtctggggtcctgcaaagattccttctctttctggagctcgatattttgtaacgtttattgatgattgcactcgcatgacatgggtgtcgttactgaagaataagagtgatgtatttggaatgtttatcgaatttcacaacatggtggcaactcagtatcaacaatccatcagagtgtttcagtctgacaatggtggagagtttgtgaatggccctatgttTGAGTTTTgtcggtcacatggaattcgtcatcaaacctccaattcttatactcctcaacagaatggattagcagaacggaagaacaggcagttgatggaagttgttcgtgcttccttatttggcatgaatgtacctcggtcctattggggagaggcagtaaaatctgcagcatatcttatcaaccgtactccttcatgggtgattgagtttcagaatcctcatcagaagcttcatacatttttgaccatcccttctatgcctaatttggagccccgggtgtttgggtgcacagcctatgttcatattcccaagcctcaacgcagcaagcttgatccccgtgcccgtaagtgtatctttgttggttatgctgacttccagaagggttatcgatgttatgatccccttactggcactttacatgtctctcttgatgttgcttttcatgaatccgagccttattactcagggggagcttctcagtcttcccttcagggggagagaggttatgAAGGGAACCCTCgttgttctattattgattttgatgtctttgaagacttggaaaatttggaggatacatttgagggtagaaatttggaaacaaaaaatgcagttgccgaacagagcattgtgaattccgaaccagacaatgcgactgccgaacgaagtgttgcgaattccgaaacagaaaatgcgactgccaaacagagtgttgtgaattccaaaacaaaaaatgtaactgccgaacagagtgttgtgaattctgagtcagaagagacgacttttctggatagtttgaatcaaaatcaagacgtatctgaagctcacacacaagatatttccccttctgcatcaccaactgaagatcctggtcagaatgatccttctcaggtacccctaaactttaatgaatcttctgggttagaaagtgtcgaacctaggaaatcacaaagggttacaaagggaattcctaagaaacaatatgaaccagatatcaaagccaaagctaaataccctatagctaattttatgtctaaccataggatttctgggtcacatgcacttgttattgatcaattatctactgtatctattcctagtaacgtgcaggatgcattgacggatccaaaatggaccaaggagatgaatgaagaattggaagctcttcaaaagaatgcaacatgggagctagtacctatgccagttggaaagaagactgtagggtgtcgttgggtatttactgtgaagcttaatgcagatgg contains these protein-coding regions:
- the LOC112179381 gene encoding pentatricopeptide repeat-containing protein At1g10910, chloroplastic isoform X1; translation: MEVSALGVGVQHVLCGNSVPFIPSVTPWSTRLKTSHVCCATTLDKEPLRRQPPNSDTRRVTRPHSKQYLARQSAILQVQQSSDLESALTRLGGSLKVQDLNAIIRHFGMLKRWHDLSQLFEWMQQNGKISVSSYSSYIKFMGKSLNPVKALEIYNSIQDESTKKNVHICNSVLGSLVRSGKFDGSIKLFHQMKQDGLTPDAVTYSTLLAGCIKFKHGYSKALELVQELQNNELQMDRVIYGTLLAICASNNKWEEAESYFKQMKDEGHIPNEFHYSSLLNAYSISGNYKKANDVVQDMKSAGLVPNKVILTTLLKAYVRGGLFEKSRELLAELEALGYAEDEMPYCLLMDALAKAGRIQDAKLVFDEMKEKSVRSDGYSYSIMISAFCRGGLVDDAKQLAKDFERTYDKYDLVMLNTMICAYCRAGEMDSVMEMLRKMDELKIIPDNNTFHILIKYFCKEKLYMLAYKTMEDMHNKGYPPDEELCSSLMFHLGKIRAYSEAYSIYNMLRYSKRTMCKALHEKILHILVAGRLLKDAYVVVKDNPGLISKPATMKFATAFMKLGNINLINDVLKAIDGSGFKIDQGIFQMAISRYISDPDKKDLLLQLLQWMPGQGYTVDSSTRNLILKNSHLFGRHHIAEMLSKQHMISKASKSTKDK
- the LOC112179381 gene encoding pentatricopeptide repeat-containing protein At1g10910, chloroplastic isoform X2 is translated as MEVSALGVGVQHVLCGNSVPFIPSVTPWSTRLKTSHVCCATTLDKEPLRRQPPNSDTRRVTRPHSKQYLARQSAILQVQQSSDLESALTRLGGSLKVQDLNAIIRHFGMLKRWHDLSQLFEWMQQNGKISVSSYSSYIKFMGKSLNPVKALEIYNSIQDESTKKNVHICNSVLGSLVRSGKFDGSIKLFHQMKQDGLTPDAVTYSTLLAGCIKFKHGYSKALELVQELQNNELQMDRVIYGTLLAICASNNKWEEAESYFKQMKDEGHIPNEFHYSSLLNAYSISGNYKKANDVVQDMKSAGLVPNKVILTTLLKAYVRGGLFEKSRELLAELEALGYAEDEMPYCLLMDALAKAGRIQDAKLVFDEMKEKSVRSDGYSYSIMISAFCRGGLVDDAKQLAKDFERTYDKYDLVMLNTMICAYCRAGEMDSVMEMLRKMDELKIIPDNNTFHILIKYFCKEKLYMLAYKTMEDMHNKGYPPDEELCSSLMFHLGKIRAYSEAYSIYNMLRYSKRTMCKALHEKILHILVAGRLLKDAYVVVKDNPGLISKPATMKFATAFMKLGNINLINDVLKAIDGSGFKIDQANW